In the genome of Haemophilus pittmaniae, one region contains:
- a CDS encoding excalibur calcium-binding domain-containing protein: MTESACDDGKRTCKDMDNCADARFHLEQCGMDKLDRDKDGIPCESICGSGKKKITFKLHQ, from the coding sequence ATGACTGAAAGTGCTTGTGATGACGGTAAACGGACTTGCAAAGATATGGACAATTGTGCCGATGCGCGTTTTCATTTAGAGCAGTGTGGTATGGATAAACTTGATCGAGATAAGGATGGCATTCCTTGCGAAAGTATTTGTGGTAGTGGAAAAAAAAAGATAACTTTTAAACTCCATCAATAA
- the ftnA gene encoding non-heme ferritin: protein MLSNNVIKLLNDQMNLEFYSSNLYLQMSAWCEQNGFEGAAKFLSAHAAEEMQHMRKLFTYLNETGALAVISAIDAPPHDYKSLKEIVEITYKHEKLITSKINELVGKTFEEKDYSAFNFLQWYVAEQHEEEKLFSSILDKLNLLGEDGKGLFLVDKDLGNLANA from the coding sequence ATGTTATCAAACAACGTAATCAAACTATTAAATGATCAAATGAACCTTGAGTTCTATTCTTCAAACCTTTACTTGCAAATGAGTGCATGGTGCGAACAAAATGGTTTTGAAGGTGCTGCTAAATTCTTATCTGCTCATGCAGCAGAAGAAATGCAACACATGCGTAAATTATTTACTTATTTAAATGAAACCGGAGCTTTAGCGGTTATTTCTGCTATCGATGCTCCTCCTCATGATTACAAATCATTAAAAGAAATCGTAGAAATTACTTATAAACATGAAAAATTGATTACAAGCAAAATCAATGAATTGGTGGGCAAAACTTTTGAAGAGAAAGACTACTCTGCCTTTAATTTCTTACAATGGTATGTTGCAGAACAGCATGAGGAAGAGAAATTATTCAGTAGTATTTTAGATAAATTAAATCTTCTTGGTGAAGACGGTAAAGGTTTATTCCTTGTCGACAAAGATTTAGGTAATTTAGCTAACGCATAA
- the uspE gene encoding universal stress protein UspE, with the protein MKFNNILVVLNPDNEKQYALARAVRLAREQKHDDKIKITVLLTVYDLSYEMSALLSSEERQEMHNTAIEQQRQAVQFYLDKYAEPDIEFDSHIVWNSNEADAIREEVENNQYDLVVKYTKDEESFTSLIFTPVDWQLLRKCPVPVLMVRDGDWKHQRRILIAVNVSGEQEYQNEFNLELVETGMSLAENLNRGNVHLVSAYPVAPINMAIDLPEFNTSGYENGIRGQHLINMKALRQQFCIDEDHTHVREGFPEDVIPQVAKEIEAELVILGTVGRTGLSAALLGNTAEHVINKLSCNLLAIKPSKK; encoded by the coding sequence ATGAAATTTAATAATATCCTAGTCGTACTGAATCCTGATAATGAAAAACAATATGCATTGGCTCGTGCAGTACGTTTGGCCCGTGAACAGAAGCATGATGATAAGATCAAAATCACAGTATTATTAACTGTTTATGATTTATCCTATGAAATGTCTGCGTTACTTTCTTCTGAAGAGCGTCAAGAAATGCATAACACGGCTATTGAGCAACAACGCCAGGCAGTTCAGTTTTATTTGGATAAATATGCCGAGCCGGATATTGAATTTGACTCCCATATTGTTTGGAATAGTAATGAAGCTGATGCAATTCGTGAAGAAGTCGAAAATAACCAATACGATTTAGTTGTAAAATATACAAAAGACGAAGAAAGTTTTACTTCTCTAATTTTCACTCCGGTGGATTGGCAATTACTGCGTAAATGTCCGGTGCCTGTACTTATGGTGCGTGATGGCGATTGGAAACATCAACGTCGAATCTTAATTGCAGTCAATGTTTCCGGAGAGCAGGAATATCAAAATGAATTCAATTTGGAATTAGTTGAAACTGGTATGAGCCTGGCAGAAAATCTCAATCGTGGTAACGTGCATTTGGTTTCAGCCTACCCTGTCGCGCCAATCAATATGGCCATCGATTTACCGGAATTTAATACATCTGGTTATGAGAATGGTATCCGTGGTCAGCATTTAATTAATATGAAAGCGCTACGTCAGCAATTTTGTATTGATGAAGATCATACGCATGTGCGTGAAGGCTTCCCTGAGGATGTTATTCCACAGGTGGCTAAAGAAATCGAAGCCGAATTGGTTATTCTTGGTACCGTTGGTCGGACGGGTTTATCCGCCGCACTATTGGGCAATACCGCAGAACATGTGATTAACAAATTAAGCTGTAATTTATTGGCGATTAAGCCGTCTAAAAAGTAA
- the topA gene encoding type I DNA topoisomerase, protein MSKSLVIVESPAKAKTINKYLGSQYVVKSSVGHICDLPAAGTSTGEKAKPVSTKGLSTEEKTKIKAEKDRAALVKRMGIDPYHDWKANYQILPGKEKVVAELKSLAKKSDHVYLATDLDREGEAIAWHLREVIGGDDSRFSRVVFNEITKKAIEKAFQHPAHINMDQVNAQQTRRFLDRVVGFMVSPLLWKKVARGLSAGRVQSVAVKLVVEREREIKAFQPEEFWEIEALTQTSKKEDLRLDVVQYKGKKFEPKNEKEAQSAVDFLTQSHYVVTDLETKPTGSKPRAPFITSTLQQTASTRLGFGVKKTMMLAQRLYEAGYITYMRTDSTNLSQDALNMARSYIESHFGKEYLPAKPNFYSSKENAQEAHEAIRPSDVKLLADHLSGMDKDAVRLYDLIWRQFVACQMPAAQYDSTTVTVMAGDYELKAKGRILRFDGWTKVLPQLGKNPEDQILPAVSLNETLALKMVSPSQHFTKPPARFTEAALVKELEKRGIGRPSTYAAIISTIQERGYVRTENRRFYAEKMGEIVTDRLNQSFTDLMSYDFTANMENVLDQIASGEKNWKTELNQFFKDFSTQLSTAELDELEGGMKPNSLVLTDIDCPTCGRKMAIRTASTGVFLGCSGYALPPKERCKTTINLIPEAELLNVLDDASETKALMDRKRCPKCGTAMDSYIIDPHRKLHICGNNPNCDGYLVEQGQFKIKGYDGPIVECDKCGADMHLKLGRFGKYMGCTSCDNTRKILKNGEVAPPKEEPVHFPELKCEKSDAYFVLRDGASGVFMSAHNFPKSRETRPAKVAELALYRDRLPEKLRYLADAPQKDPEGNEAIIRFSRKEKHQYVTSEKNGKATKWIVDYLDGKWVERKK, encoded by the coding sequence ATGAGTAAATCTTTGGTGATCGTGGAGTCACCGGCGAAAGCAAAAACGATTAATAAATATTTAGGAAGCCAATATGTGGTGAAATCCAGCGTTGGGCATATTTGTGATTTGCCAGCAGCAGGCACTAGCACCGGCGAAAAAGCTAAACCAGTTTCAACAAAAGGCTTAAGCACTGAAGAAAAAACAAAAATAAAAGCAGAAAAAGACCGCGCGGCCTTAGTTAAACGCATGGGAATCGATCCTTATCACGATTGGAAAGCCAATTACCAAATTTTACCCGGCAAAGAAAAAGTGGTTGCCGAATTAAAATCCCTTGCTAAAAAATCCGACCATGTTTATCTCGCAACCGACTTGGATAGAGAAGGAGAAGCCATCGCTTGGCATTTACGCGAAGTTATTGGTGGCGATGATAGCCGCTTTAGCCGCGTTGTATTTAATGAGATTACGAAGAAAGCGATTGAAAAAGCCTTCCAGCATCCTGCGCACATTAATATGGACCAGGTTAATGCTCAGCAAACCCGTCGTTTCTTAGACCGCGTGGTAGGCTTTATGGTATCCCCATTATTATGGAAAAAGGTAGCCCGTGGTTTATCTGCCGGACGCGTGCAATCCGTTGCCGTGAAATTGGTGGTAGAGCGTGAACGTGAAATTAAAGCATTCCAACCGGAAGAGTTTTGGGAAATTGAAGCGCTAACCCAAACTAGCAAGAAAGAAGACCTGCGCTTGGATGTGGTGCAGTATAAAGGCAAGAAATTTGAGCCGAAAAATGAAAAAGAAGCTCAAAGTGCGGTCGATTTCTTAACCCAATCACATTACGTTGTCACGGATCTAGAAACAAAACCAACAGGTTCTAAACCAAGAGCACCATTTATCACTTCAACCTTACAACAAACTGCAAGCACGCGTTTAGGCTTTGGGGTGAAGAAAACCATGATGTTGGCACAACGTTTATATGAAGCCGGTTATATCACTTATATGCGTACCGACTCCACTAATTTAAGCCAAGATGCATTAAATATGGCGCGCAGTTATATTGAAAGCCATTTTGGCAAAGAGTATTTGCCCGCTAAACCGAATTTCTATTCCAGTAAAGAAAATGCACAAGAAGCACACGAAGCAATTCGTCCTTCTGATGTCAAACTGCTTGCAGATCATTTAAGTGGCATGGATAAAGATGCGGTGCGTTTATATGATTTAATCTGGCGTCAATTTGTGGCTTGTCAAATGCCAGCCGCACAATATGACAGTACTACGGTTACCGTAATGGCTGGCGATTATGAATTGAAAGCCAAAGGCCGTATTTTACGCTTTGATGGTTGGACAAAAGTGTTGCCACAATTAGGTAAAAATCCGGAAGACCAGATTTTACCGGCTGTCAGTTTAAATGAAACATTAGCACTAAAAATGGTTTCGCCAAGCCAACACTTCACCAAACCGCCAGCTCGTTTTACCGAAGCTGCATTGGTTAAAGAATTAGAAAAACGCGGTATTGGTCGCCCTTCCACTTATGCTGCAATTATTTCTACCATTCAAGAACGCGGTTATGTGCGCACTGAAAATCGTCGTTTCTATGCAGAGAAAATGGGCGAAATTGTTACCGATCGCTTAAATCAATCTTTTACAGATTTGATGAGCTACGATTTCACCGCCAATATGGAAAACGTATTGGACCAAATTGCATCCGGTGAAAAGAATTGGAAAACCGAATTAAATCAATTCTTCAAAGATTTCTCTACGCAACTTTCTACTGCAGAATTAGATGAGCTAGAAGGTGGAATGAAACCAAATAGCCTCGTACTCACCGATATTGATTGCCCAACTTGTGGCCGAAAAATGGCTATTCGTACCGCAAGTACCGGTGTCTTCCTTGGTTGTTCTGGTTATGCATTACCACCAAAAGAGCGTTGTAAAACGACGATTAATCTCATTCCAGAAGCAGAATTATTAAATGTGTTAGACGATGCCTCTGAGACCAAAGCTTTGATGGATCGTAAACGTTGTCCGAAATGTGGTACGGCGATGGATAGCTACATCATTGATCCTCATCGTAAATTGCATATTTGCGGTAATAATCCGAACTGCGATGGTTATTTGGTGGAACAAGGCCAATTCAAAATTAAAGGCTATGATGGTCCGATTGTAGAATGTGATAAGTGCGGTGCAGATATGCACTTGAAACTAGGTCGTTTTGGAAAATATATGGGCTGTACCAGTTGTGATAACACCCGCAAGATTTTGAAAAATGGTGAAGTTGCACCACCAAAAGAAGAACCGGTTCATTTCCCTGAACTAAAATGTGAAAAGTCTGATGCATATTTTGTATTACGTGATGGCGCAAGTGGTGTGTTTATGTCTGCACATAACTTCCCTAAATCGCGTGAAACACGCCCAGCAAAAGTTGCTGAATTAGCACTTTATCGTGATCGTTTACCGGAAAAATTACGTTATTTAGCTGATGCTCCACAAAAAGACCCAGAGGGTAATGAAGCCATTATCCGTTTCAGCCGTAAAGAAAAACATCAATATGTAACTTCTGAAAAGAATGGCAAAGCGACTAAATGGATTGTGGATTATCTTGATGGTAAATGGGTAGAACGAAAGAAATAA
- the sbcB gene encoding exodeoxyribonuclease I, with product MATDFSFFIYDYESFGINPASDRPAQFAGIRTDADFNIIGEPIMLYCKQTNDYLPAPEAVMVTGITPQECNEKGISEPEFAAKILAEFSQPNTCVMGYNNIRYDDEMTRYTFYRNFIDPYEYSWKNGNSRWDLLDVVRACYALRPEGINWAYDDDGMPSFRLEKLTKANGIEHENAHDAMADVYATIAMAKLIKEKQPKLFQFFLEHRGKREVEKLIDTAEMTPLVHVSGMLGNYRGNCAWVAPLAWHPTNQNAVIVCDLSGDIDNLLCKSAVDLRQDLYTKKSKLEERGVSSVPLKLVHINKCPILAPAKTLLPENAARLGIDRQYCLDNLAKLRQSLDVREKVIEIFAEEREFGSSDNVETELYNGFFSNADKNNMAILRDLPAEKLAEHGLAFEDKRIPELLFHYRARHFYKTLNRAEQIKWQKYRQRKLEQSAINFEESLQRLAEEHSDNPTKLNLLQQVYEYGAKLLS from the coding sequence ATGGCAACAGATTTTAGTTTTTTTATCTACGATTACGAAAGTTTTGGTATCAATCCAGCAAGTGATCGTCCAGCTCAATTTGCTGGTATTCGTACCGATGCAGATTTCAATATTATTGGTGAGCCTATTATGTTGTATTGTAAGCAAACCAATGATTATTTACCCGCTCCAGAAGCCGTAATGGTTACAGGAATCACGCCACAAGAATGTAATGAAAAGGGGATTTCTGAACCTGAATTTGCCGCAAAAATTTTAGCTGAGTTTTCACAACCTAATACTTGTGTGATGGGTTATAACAATATTCGTTATGACGATGAAATGACTCGTTATACCTTTTATCGTAATTTCATTGATCCCTATGAATATAGCTGGAAAAATGGCAATTCTCGGTGGGATTTACTCGATGTAGTACGGGCCTGTTATGCGTTACGCCCAGAAGGAATTAATTGGGCCTATGACGATGATGGAATGCCAAGTTTCCGCTTAGAAAAACTCACTAAAGCTAATGGCATTGAGCATGAAAATGCCCATGATGCAATGGCGGATGTGTATGCAACCATCGCCATGGCTAAATTAATCAAAGAAAAGCAGCCTAAATTATTTCAATTCTTCTTAGAACACAGAGGCAAAAGGGAAGTTGAGAAACTGATTGATACCGCTGAAATGACGCCATTAGTGCATGTTTCAGGCATGCTAGGCAATTATCGTGGTAACTGTGCCTGGGTTGCACCATTAGCATGGCATCCAACCAATCAGAATGCTGTAATTGTCTGCGATTTATCAGGTGATATTGATAACTTGCTCTGCAAAAGTGCGGTTGATTTACGACAAGATTTATATACCAAGAAAAGTAAGCTAGAAGAAAGGGGAGTTTCATCAGTTCCATTAAAGTTGGTTCATATTAATAAATGTCCCATTTTAGCTCCTGCAAAAACTTTACTGCCGGAAAATGCAGCTCGTTTAGGCATTGACCGGCAATATTGCTTAGATAATTTAGCAAAATTGCGTCAATCCTTAGATGTTCGCGAGAAAGTCATTGAAATTTTCGCAGAGGAGCGCGAATTTGGATCGAGTGATAATGTAGAAACTGAGCTTTATAACGGTTTCTTTAGCAATGCGGATAAAAACAATATGGCTATTTTACGGGATTTACCGGCCGAGAAATTAGCTGAACATGGTTTAGCATTTGAAGATAAACGGATTCCTGAATTGTTGTTCCATTATCGTGCAAGACATTTCTACAAAACCTTAAATCGTGCTGAGCAAATCAAATGGCAAAAATATCGTCAACGTAAATTAGAGCAAAGTGCGATTAATTTTGAAGAAAGTTTACAACGGTTAGCTGAGGAACATTCGGATAATCCAACTAAACTGAATTTATTGCAACAGGTTTATGAATACGGTGCAAAACTGTTATCTTAA
- a CDS encoding DUF5655 domain-containing protein, which translates to MKIFTSQKGILTQLKQGKFKLEKNIQNLFEHNLSLLTGYIFIRSEFSIKNSRIDTLAFDPEAKAFVIIEYKRQQNSSVVDQGISYLNLMLEYKADFLIEYNENQSKPLKRSDIDWSQSKVVFVSPSFNDFQIQATNFKDLPIELWEVNCFDNEIITVNLINKSKSAPNIKTVTTEETKELSTLKEIKVYQEDDHLNDKPDFIQELYETYKQAILNLEPNIEVVPRKRYIAFKKDRNIVDIGIQKKALKLWINLPYSELDDPKKLAKNVEDTGHWGNGDYEISTDSTQYLEYIMSLIKQAIKD; encoded by the coding sequence ATGAAAATTTTTACATCTCAAAAAGGGATTCTTACTCAGCTTAAACAAGGAAAGTTTAAGTTAGAAAAAAATATACAAAATTTATTTGAGCATAACTTATCTCTGTTGACAGGATATATTTTCATTCGATCTGAATTTTCTATTAAAAACTCACGTATAGATACCTTAGCATTTGATCCTGAAGCTAAAGCGTTTGTGATCATTGAATATAAAAGACAGCAAAACTCTAGTGTGGTAGATCAGGGGATTTCTTATCTTAATTTAATGCTTGAATATAAAGCTGATTTTCTCATTGAGTATAATGAAAATCAAAGTAAGCCATTAAAAAGAAGTGATATAGATTGGTCTCAATCTAAAGTGGTTTTTGTTTCTCCATCATTTAATGATTTCCAAATCCAAGCAACAAATTTTAAAGATTTACCAATTGAATTATGGGAAGTAAATTGCTTTGATAATGAAATTATAACTGTAAATCTTATCAATAAATCTAAATCAGCGCCCAATATTAAGACAGTCACAACTGAAGAAACAAAAGAACTTTCTACACTAAAAGAAATTAAAGTTTACCAAGAAGATGATCATTTGAATGATAAACCTGATTTTATACAAGAATTATATGAAACCTACAAACAGGCAATTTTAAATTTAGAGCCTAATATTGAGGTTGTACCTAGAAAACGCTATATCGCTTTTAAAAAAGATAGAAATATTGTGGATATCGGAATTCAGAAAAAGGCTTTAAAACTATGGATTAATCTTCCTTATAGTGAATTAGATGATCCGAAGAAACTAGCTAAGAATGTAGAAGATACAGGACATTGGGGAAATGGTGATTATGAAATTTCTACTGATAGTACTCAATATCTTGAATATATAATGAGTTTAATTAAACAAGCAATTAAGGATTAA
- a CDS encoding DUF4198 domain-containing protein, translating into MKKTLIAALLGVSVMAQAHEVWVATPAQLASNSILKADLAYGDYPYVEKIPEKRLAIFPPMEIINQDGEMQTLVQKGENYQYQSEKPLKDGSYWVTATYKPTFWSQNNEGWKMENLQGTPNAFYCEQTQMFGKAFSVVGKKPLNADMAMTRIGLPLEIVPLKDPKSIKAGEAFPVQIFYKDQPLAGETVIATSDTFVVKDMEAATSHREPQAFSGKTDGEGKVNFIPLIEGVWKLKVIHKEPFEDQKVCQQSANYATLILPVGKARAKLPPKPEHHHH; encoded by the coding sequence ATGAAAAAAACGTTGATTGCAGCCTTATTAGGCGTTTCTGTTATGGCTCAAGCCCATGAGGTTTGGGTTGCTACTCCGGCACAACTTGCTTCAAATAGTATTTTAAAAGCTGATTTAGCCTATGGTGACTACCCTTACGTTGAAAAAATTCCTGAAAAACGCCTTGCCATTTTTCCACCAATGGAAATCATCAATCAGGATGGTGAAATGCAAACGCTGGTACAAAAAGGTGAAAACTACCAATATCAGTCGGAAAAACCGTTAAAAGATGGCTCCTATTGGGTAACAGCCACTTATAAACCAACTTTCTGGTCACAAAACAATGAAGGTTGGAAAATGGAGAATTTACAAGGCACTCCAAATGCATTCTATTGCGAACAAACCCAAATGTTCGGTAAAGCCTTTAGTGTTGTTGGTAAAAAACCATTGAATGCCGATATGGCAATGACCCGTATCGGTTTACCGCTTGAAATTGTGCCGCTTAAGGATCCAAAAAGTATCAAAGCCGGAGAAGCTTTTCCGGTTCAAATTTTCTATAAAGACCAACCTCTTGCCGGTGAAACGGTTATTGCGACTTCCGATACATTTGTAGTGAAAGATATGGAGGCTGCAACCTCTCATCGTGAACCACAGGCATTTTCCGGTAAAACAGATGGCGAAGGTAAAGTTAATTTTATTCCGTTAATTGAGGGTGTTTGGAAGCTCAAAGTGATTCATAAAGAACCATTTGAAGATCAAAAAGTTTGCCAACAGTCTGCGAATTACGCGACTTTAATTCTTCCTGTCGGTAAAGCTCGAGCAAAACTCCCGCCCAAACCGGAACATCATCACCATTAA
- a CDS encoding DMT family transporter — protein sequence MHNLIFAILCSVAVSVLLKVARKKNIIIEQAIAFNYIVAISLSYFLLKPDFKGLEFTEYLAQSDSTPIFLALGILLPTVFIIMSKAVEFAGIVRSDAAQRLSLFLPIVASFIIFHETLSQPKIVGIILAFIGLFCILNKSNEQSAVTFKGILGLIGVWFGYGTIDILFKQVAKSGGAFPTTLFIAFSLAACVMFLYLFLKRTQWTVPSFIGGIILGVLNFFNILFYIKAHQSFGQNPTLVFAGMNIGVICLGTITGAFFFKEKISKINWFGVLISLSAIFCLYYLDKILA from the coding sequence ATGCATAACCTTATTTTTGCAATTCTATGTAGTGTTGCCGTATCGGTGTTACTCAAAGTTGCGCGCAAGAAAAATATCATTATTGAACAAGCAATTGCGTTTAACTATATTGTCGCCATTTCATTAAGCTATTTCTTACTCAAACCTGATTTCAAAGGATTAGAATTTACCGAATATTTAGCACAAAGTGATAGCACACCTATTTTCCTGGCGTTAGGTATTTTATTACCAACCGTATTTATCATTATGTCTAAAGCGGTTGAATTTGCTGGCATCGTGCGTTCTGATGCTGCACAACGCTTATCGTTATTTCTACCGATTGTTGCCTCTTTTATTATTTTCCATGAAACATTAAGTCAGCCTAAAATTGTTGGCATTATTTTGGCATTCATCGGTTTATTCTGTATTTTGAATAAATCAAATGAACAAAGTGCGGTCACTTTTAAAGGTATTTTAGGCTTAATCGGTGTTTGGTTTGGTTATGGCACCATTGATATCTTATTCAAACAAGTGGCCAAAAGCGGAGGAGCATTCCCAACCACATTATTCATTGCTTTCTCATTAGCCGCTTGTGTCATGTTCTTGTATTTATTCCTAAAACGCACTCAATGGACTGTGCCAAGCTTTATTGGTGGAATCATTTTAGGTGTGTTGAATTTCTTTAACATCCTTTTTTATATTAAAGCGCACCAAAGTTTCGGGCAAAACCCAACCTTAGTTTTTGCGGGAATGAATATTGGTGTTATTTGTTTAGGCACCATCACCGGCGCATTTTTCTTCAAAGAAAAAATCAGCAAAATCAACTGGTTTGGTGTTCTTATTAGCCTTTCAGCAATTTTCTGTTTATATTATTTAGATAAAATTTTGGCTTAA
- a CDS encoding glycosyltransferase family 25 protein, which translates to MMNNFVISIAGASERRKHILNQFGTQQIPFSFFDALTPSTQLTDLLNQYLPNVAQCSHLTMGEKGCLMSHFMLWQKCLNEPYDYLAIFEDDILLAENSIALLNNNDWLTERFSPEQAVIIRLETFLMPVKLSETAIADFQGRRFTKLESVHFGTAGYIISRAAASYLIGLLGRLSETEIEPIDHLIFNRYLNDENYHVYQLNPAPCVQELQYHQEHSCLTSGLEKERKTKQSTKPRKTLNQRLMRIKDNILRALNKKKWQQKQLEKAMQGKQIVDFR; encoded by the coding sequence ATGATGAACAATTTTGTAATTAGTATTGCCGGCGCAAGTGAACGTCGCAAACACATTTTGAACCAATTTGGTACACAACAAATACCATTTAGTTTTTTTGACGCATTAACACCTTCAACGCAGCTTACTGATTTATTGAATCAATATTTACCTAATGTTGCACAATGTAGTCATTTAACTATGGGCGAAAAAGGCTGTTTAATGAGTCATTTTATGCTTTGGCAAAAATGTCTCAATGAGCCATATGATTACCTAGCCATTTTTGAAGATGATATTTTACTAGCAGAAAATTCCATCGCATTATTGAATAACAATGACTGGCTAACGGAACGTTTTTCCCCTGAACAGGCAGTTATTATCCGTTTGGAAACATTTTTAATGCCAGTAAAATTATCCGAAACAGCGATAGCTGATTTTCAAGGTCGACGTTTTACAAAGTTGGAATCGGTTCATTTTGGTACTGCCGGGTATATTATTTCACGCGCAGCAGCCAGTTATCTTATTGGCTTATTAGGACGTCTTAGTGAAACGGAAATTGAGCCCATTGATCATCTTATTTTTAATCGTTATTTAAATGATGAAAATTATCATGTCTATCAATTGAATCCTGCTCCTTGTGTTCAGGAATTGCAATATCATCAAGAACATAGCTGTTTGACTAGTGGTTTAGAAAAGGAACGCAAAACGAAACAATCAACGAAGCCGCGAAAAACGCTTAACCAGCGGTTGATGCGCATAAAGGATAATATTCTACGGGCCTTGAATAAGAAAAAATGGCAACAAAAACAACTAGAAAAAGCTATGCAAGGCAAACAAATAGTTGATTTCCGGTAA
- a CDS encoding FNR family transcription factor, translating into MKTLVAETKAGRRIQSGGCAIHCQDCSISQLCIPFTLNEHELDQLDNIIERKKPIQKAQVLFKAGDQLNSIYAIRSGTIKSYTISESGEEQITSFHLPGDLVGFDAINNMQHPSFAQALETAMVCEIPFDILDDLSGKMPKLRQQIMRLMSNEIRSDQEMILLLSKMNAEERLAAFVHNLSRRYSARGFSAREFRLTMTRSDIGNYLGLTVETISRLLGRFQKIGVLSVQGKYITINDMNQLIELTGINKVKLNLSEKA; encoded by the coding sequence ATGAAAACTCTAGTTGCGGAAACCAAGGCCGGGCGCCGAATTCAATCAGGTGGCTGTGCCATTCACTGTCAGGATTGCAGTATTAGCCAACTCTGTATACCTTTCACATTAAACGAACACGAACTGGATCAACTTGATAATATTATCGAACGTAAAAAACCTATTCAAAAGGCCCAGGTGTTATTTAAGGCCGGTGATCAGCTTAATTCAATTTACGCTATTCGTTCCGGAACAATTAAAAGTTATACCATTAGTGAATCGGGTGAAGAGCAAATTACTTCATTTCATCTACCGGGTGATCTCGTGGGATTTGATGCGATTAATAATATGCAACATCCGAGTTTTGCCCAAGCATTAGAAACCGCAATGGTTTGTGAAATTCCTTTCGATATTTTAGATGATTTATCTGGAAAAATGCCTAAATTGCGGCAACAAATTATGCGTTTAATGAGTAATGAAATCCGCAGTGATCAAGAAATGATTCTTCTTCTTTCCAAAATGAATGCCGAAGAACGCCTTGCCGCCTTTGTTCACAATCTCTCCAGACGCTATTCAGCTCGCGGTTTTTCTGCCCGCGAATTTCGTTTAACCATGACTCGTAGCGATATCGGTAACTATTTAGGCTTAACCGTTGAAACTATCAGCCGTTTATTGGGACGTTTTCAAAAAATTGGTGTACTTTCCGTGCAAGGAAAATACATTACAATCAATGATATGAATCAACTCATTGAACTTACAGGTATAAATAAAGTTAAACTAAATTTATCGGAAAAAGCGTGA
- the ftnA gene encoding non-heme ferritin — protein sequence MLSQAITDKLNEQINLEFYSSNVYLQMSSWCSKHGYEGAAAFLLRHADEEMQHMQKLFTYVSETSGMPLLGKIDAPKHDYKSLKEVFETTMAHEKLVTSKINELVEATFAEKDYSTFNFLQWYVAEQHEEEKLFNSIIDKFTILGESGTSLYFIDRDLATLDVE from the coding sequence ATGCTGAGTCAAGCAATTACCGACAAATTAAATGAGCAGATCAATCTTGAGTTCTACTCTTCTAATGTATATTTACAAATGAGTTCTTGGTGTTCCAAACACGGTTATGAAGGTGCTGCTGCATTCTTATTGCGTCATGCAGATGAAGAAATGCAACATATGCAGAAATTATTTACTTATGTTAGTGAAACTAGCGGTATGCCACTTTTAGGTAAAATTGATGCACCAAAACATGATTACAAATCTCTTAAAGAAGTATTTGAAACAACAATGGCCCACGAAAAGTTGGTAACATCTAAAATCAATGAATTAGTTGAAGCCACTTTTGCTGAGAAAGACTATTCTACTTTTAACTTCCTACAATGGTATGTTGCTGAACAACATGAAGAAGAAAAACTCTTCAATAGCATCATCGATAAATTTACTATTTTAGGTGAAAGTGGTACTTCCCTATACTTTATCGATCGTGACCTTGCCACATTGGACGTAGAATAA